In Actinopolyspora saharensis, the genomic window TGTTCCAGGGCGTGATCGACGGCGGCCCCGAACCCGGCCCCCTCCTCGACCGTGAGCACTCCGTCCACCGGCGCGGATCTCCCAGTGGACCCCGCGGTGGAGCTCTCCAGCCAGGAGCGGGTTCGTTCGTCCGCTTCCGGCACCACTGCCAGCAGATGGCGCGGACGGACCGTCGACCGCTCCAGCGCCGACAGCACCTCCGGCAACCAGTCCACGCCTCGACGGCACACCAGCACCGCCAGTACCGGTGCGGTGCTCAGGTGCGTCCGACTGGTCGACTGCGCAGCGGCGCGGAACTCGGCCACCGTCTCCTCCCGCGTGCCGGGGTCCGATCACCGCACGACAGTAATGGACGCCACACGTTCGCGGAGAGAATGCTCGCCGAACCGGTTCGCGTTGATTCCGCACCGGAGCGACGAAGTGGCGCGGTGTTGCGCGTTCCGCAGGACGCCGCGGGGCACGCCCGTGACGACGAGCCGTGTGCCCCGCCCGTTCGACCGCTGCACCGCGGGCGGATCACCTTGGACAGTCCACGCTCCACGGATCGTTTTGCGTGGCGATGTGGACGGCGGCACCGGCCGCGCGGGTGGATGACAAGCGGCCGACGCCGCTTGCCCGAACCACCGGTCCGGCCGAGCGAGCACTCGCCCGGTCCGCACGGATCCTTCACCGTCCGTCCGCGGAGCGGAACCGGAAGCGGAGGGAAAAACCGGTCCGCACCCACCCCACTCCGCGAGCGCGAAAAGGTGACCCGCCTTCGCTCAAGCGCTTTCGGATACCGGGAACCGCGCGGAGCTCACCCCGCCTGACGTTTGAGCCTGCGCCGTTCCCGTTCGGAAAGACCGCCCCAAATGCCGAACCTCTCGTCGTGCTCCAGGGCGTATTCGAGACATTCCGAACGGACTTCACATCCCGCGCAAATGCGTTTCGCTTCGCGGGTGGATCCGCCCTTTTCCGGAAAGAATGCCTCCGGATCGGTTTGCGCGCACAGGGCGCGCTCCTGCCAGTCCTGATCTTCTTCGGAGTCGATCAGTCCGGCCAGAATGTCGAGCTCGCCGACGCGAGCCTCTTCCCCCTCCGTGAGGCCTTGCTCGGTCTGCAACATGTGAACCTCCCCCGTTCAGTTATTCCGTTCCCGCGGACCTCCCCAGGACGCGCGGGACGTGGTGAACCGGCTCCCACCGGTTCGGTATTCGGCCGTGAACTCCGGCCGCCGGACGCAGCACCGAGGTCACGCCACCAAGGAGCCGTCCGACCGTGCACTTACCGGGCCTCCCGCACCCGGTACCGCCGAAGGAGTAAGCATCACCACACCTGGAGGGAGTGGCAATCAACCCTTCGGGCGGTTGAATAACACTGTTGTGATTACACCCGCGTCCCTCCCAGTGGTCAAGTGGAGACCTTCCGTAGGGGGAACGGGCAACAGCTCCACGGAGCAGAACCACTCCGCCACCATGCGTCCATCGGACTGCTCCGTTCGGCCTTCCAAGATCCCGGATCTAGGAATACCACCGACACCTCGATCGTGCCCGGCGAGCGAACGGGACACTGGTGGGGTGCGAAATACCGCGATGCGCGTGAGCCC contains:
- a CDS encoding WhiB family transcriptional regulator: MLQTEQGLTEGEEARVGELDILAGLIDSEEDQDWQERALCAQTDPEAFFPEKGGSTREAKRICAGCEVRSECLEYALEHDERFGIWGGLSERERRRLKRQAG